A single window of Leptospiraceae bacterium DNA harbors:
- a CDS encoding four-helix bundle copper-binding protein: MNRKNFIQTAAVVAPLLYSANLLSQDAKSTEGTKTGGKYGALIDSASDCIKKGELCISHCVDMMAGGDKSMGPCSKTVRDMLAMCETLSKLATSNSEFTKKHATLCLEVCKKCEDECRKHPKHKVCMNCAESCKECMSEIKKILG, translated from the coding sequence ATGAACAGAAAAAATTTCATTCAAACGGCAGCAGTTGTTGCACCACTTTTATATTCTGCAAATTTACTTTCGCAAGATGCAAAGTCTACTGAAGGAACAAAAACCGGTGGGAAATACGGAGCGCTTATTGACAGTGCAAGCGATTGCATCAAGAAGGGAGAACTCTGTATTAGCCACTGCGTCGATATGATGGCAGGTGGGGATAAGAGTATGGGTCCCTGCTCTAAAACAGTAAGAGACATGCTAGCAATGTGTGAGACTCTCAGCAAATTAGCAACAAGCAATTCCGAGTTCACAAAAAAACATGCAACGCTTTGTCTTGAAGTTTGTAAAAAATGTGAAGATGAATGTCGCAAACATCCAAAGCATAAAGTTTGTATGAATTGCGCTGAAAGCTGCAAAGAATGTATGAGCGAAATCAAAAAAATTCTAGGTTAA
- the nosD gene encoding nitrous oxide reductase family maturation protein NosD — translation MRNEECKISNVGRIWKSIYPCHLERSSKVEYARASNENYARERSIFLKTIVVLSDRFLTVVFQLGLALIFPFCVRNDRITFIFLFLFATLSLNANTLTVCETCTHKTIHSAITAANTNDTIEVKNGIYKESPILITKSIKLRGIENPTLDGENKEHVVDIVSDDVVVDGFRIINSGVSDIREFAAIHVENARGCNLRNNILENNVYGFYFAKVTDCMIENNSSIGNAKDEISGGNGIHLWSSSHFTIKKNRISKHRDGIYFEFSTELLIEENKSFNSIRYGMHFMFASNNRFYKNHFYDNSTGVAVMFSKNIQVKENLFERSRDGSSYGVLVKDITDSEFTNNTFQDNTIGVAADNSTRNKFLSNRFLRNGWAFNIMGNCESNEVRGNNFIGNVFDLSTNSRENLNTYDKNFWDAYKGFDLDRDGTGDKPYLPVRFFSYWVNIYPFLMVLFQSPVIEFLEIAERAFPVMTPVELKDKYPQMKKFAL, via the coding sequence ATGAGAAATGAGGAATGCAAAATTAGTAATGTAGGAAGAATTTGGAAAAGCATCTACCCCTGTCACCTCGAACGCTCATCGAAAGTAGAGTATGCGAGAGCATCTAATGAGAATTATGCGCGTGAGAGGTCTATCTTCCTTAAAACTATCGTGGTATTGTCAGATAGATTTCTCACAGTCGTCTTTCAGCTAGGGCTGGCGCTAATTTTTCCTTTCTGTGTTCGAAATGACCGAATTACTTTCATTTTCCTTTTTCTCTTTGCCACTCTAAGCCTTAACGCCAACACTCTCACTGTCTGCGAAACTTGCACTCATAAAACTATCCACTCGGCAATAACTGCGGCTAATACGAATGATACGATAGAAGTAAAAAATGGAATTTATAAAGAAAGCCCAATTTTAATAACAAAATCAATTAAACTAAGAGGTATTGAAAATCCTACTCTCGATGGCGAAAACAAAGAGCATGTTGTAGACATTGTTTCAGATGATGTTGTAGTAGATGGATTTCGAATTATCAACAGTGGTGTTAGTGATATACGAGAATTTGCCGCTATTCATGTTGAGAACGCGAGAGGTTGTAATTTAAGGAATAATATTTTAGAAAATAATGTGTATGGATTTTACTTTGCAAAAGTAACTGATTGTATGATTGAAAATAACAGTTCCATTGGTAACGCAAAAGATGAAATATCCGGTGGAAATGGAATTCACCTTTGGTCTAGTAGCCATTTTACTATAAAGAAAAATAGAATCAGTAAACATAGAGATGGAATTTATTTTGAATTTTCGACGGAACTTTTAATCGAGGAAAATAAAAGTTTTAATAGCATTCGTTATGGTATGCATTTTATGTTTGCAAGTAATAACCGATTTTATAAAAACCATTTTTATGATAATTCTACTGGAGTGGCAGTGATGTTTTCGAAAAATATACAGGTAAAAGAAAATCTTTTTGAGAGAAGTAGGGACGGAAGTTCTTATGGAGTTTTGGTGAAAGATATCACGGACAGTGAGTTTACGAATAATACTTTTCAGGATAATACAATTGGTGTGGCGGCAGATAATTCTACTCGAAATAAATTTTTATCAAATCGCTTTTTACGAAATGGCTGGGCTTTCAATATAATGGGTAACTGTGAATCTAATGAAGTGCGAGGAAATAATTTCATTGGTAATGTGTTCGATCTCTCTACTAATTCACGCGAAAACTTAAATACATACGATAAAAATTTCTGGGATGCCTACAAAGGTTTTGATCTGGATAGAGATGGGACAGGGGATAAACCTTATTTACCAGTAAGATTTTTTAGTTACTGGGTAAATATCTATCCATTCCTAATGGTATTATTTCAATCTCCTGTAATAGAATTTCTAGAAATCGCCGAAAGAGCTTTTCCGGTTATGACACCGGTAGAGCTTAAAGACAAGTATCCTCAGATGAAGAAGTTTGCACTATGA
- a CDS encoding ABC transporter permease subunit: MRNLLQVAKFEFKENIRNKWIFAYAISFFLISSLLIYFGGNESAKIIASLLSIILLLVPLFALLFGSTNFLDSLSFMEVIFTRPISRFHYYAGKFLGLSLVLNLGYLLGVGIPILLFTNPESKLLFLSIQLLAYGFLLNLIFIALSLLIAVLFLKREAVLSVSLALWFYLYLLYDLLMLGISINFGEYPLEVPILLLTCINPLDLVRIITILQMDNAVLLGFTSAFFQKYLGNANGILLCLSLLIVWTGIPFYIGYRFFAKKDL, translated from the coding sequence ATGCGTAATCTCCTCCAGGTCGCAAAATTTGAATTCAAAGAAAACATTCGGAACAAATGGATATTTGCCTATGCAATCTCTTTCTTTTTAATTTCAAGTCTACTCATTTACTTTGGTGGAAATGAAAGTGCAAAGATCATAGCAAGTCTCTTGAGTATAATTCTACTTTTAGTTCCCCTCTTTGCTCTTTTATTTGGTAGCACAAATTTCTTAGACTCACTTTCCTTCATGGAAGTAATTTTTACTCGTCCGATTTCTAGATTTCATTATTACGCGGGAAAATTTTTAGGACTTTCGCTTGTGTTAAATCTCGGTTATCTGCTTGGCGTTGGAATTCCGATTTTATTATTCACCAATCCAGAATCAAAATTATTATTTTTATCTATTCAATTACTCGCATATGGATTTTTATTAAATTTAATTTTTATCGCTTTATCCTTGTTAATCGCTGTATTGTTTTTAAAACGGGAAGCAGTTTTATCGGTATCACTCGCTCTATGGTTTTATCTCTATTTACTTTATGATCTTTTGATGCTAGGAATCAGTATAAACTTTGGAGAATATCCACTTGAAGTTCCAATTCTTCTACTTACTTGCATTAACCCTCTCGACCTAGTGCGGATAATTACGATTTTGCAGATGGACAATGCAGTCTTACTTGGATTTACCTCTGCGTTCTTTCAAAAGTATTTAGGTAATGCAAATGGAATTTTACTATGTCTCAGTCTATTGATTGTATGGACTGGAATTCCTTTTTACATTGGTTACCGTTTTTTTGCAAAGAAGGATTTGTAG
- a CDS encoding cytochrome c: MKFIKQIITISIILILPFTFCKKEGDGADSGTSSAVDVNGKGIGPVTKVDLGDIDQAKAAKGKQHFDTKCSACHKFEEKVVGPPLAGVTERRSPEWIMNMILNPVEMTQKDPAAMELYATYLVQMTFQNVSQDETREILEYFRQMDNRKNKRRFI; encoded by the coding sequence ATGAAATTCATAAAGCAAATCATAACAATATCAATTATATTGATTTTGCCCTTTACATTCTGTAAGAAAGAAGGGGACGGAGCTGATTCAGGAACGAGTTCTGCAGTGGATGTAAATGGCAAGGGAATTGGTCCTGTCACCAAAGTTGACTTAGGTGATATTGACCAAGCCAAAGCGGCTAAAGGCAAACAGCACTTTGATACGAAGTGTAGTGCCTGCCATAAATTCGAAGAAAAAGTTGTCGGTCCACCTCTAGCCGGAGTTACAGAAAGAAGAAGCCCTGAGTGGATTATGAATATGATCCTAAATCCTGTAGAGATGACACAAAAAGATCCAGCGGCTATGGAGCTTTATGCGACGTATCTTGTGCAAATGACATTTCAAAATGTAAGTCAAGATGAAACAAGAGAGATATTGGAATACTTTAGACAAATGGATAACAGAAAAAATAAGAGGAGATTTATATGA
- the nosZ gene encoding Sec-dependent nitrous-oxide reductase, protein MSKLVKIIFLVSLVAIIASCGKKQGQALLASNAAQKVYVAPGEKDEVYAFMSGGFNGQIGVYGIPSARLFKIIPVFSLFQENSYGSDEETKDMLLTSKGYVTWDDSHHPELSLTNGNHDGRWLFINGNNTPRIARIDLTTFETKEIIEIPNTAGNHASPFLTENTEYAMSATRFSIPIPQKDIAIEEMGKGKFNGSISMIKIDPKDGKMSVELQMLAPAFSYDLSRCGKGPSHDWCFFTTYNTEQAFQMIEVGASKNDKDYVMAFNWVKAKACKDAGKAKDFSGVYYHNYLPENAPAVAEKMSGVKLLDPKDCPGVAYFLPTPKSPHGSDVDPSGEYIAAGGKLASVIAVHSYSKLVKAIEDKANFSGEVMGIPIMKYESTLAGEVKKPCLGPLHTEFDNNGFAYTSCFVSSEVVKWDVKSREVVQHMPAFYSIGHLSVVGGDNKKPYGKYLVALNKITKDRYLPVGMELAQSAQLWDISGSTAELLSDFPTVGEPHYAQMIPAAMLKDKTKKIFPLEENKHPYGIKSEKDARIERNGNQVHIYMTSIRSHFKPDKVEVKKGDMLHFHVTNLEQDYDVPHGFAINGSTLPNLLIMPGQTKTMKWEAKEVGVYPFYCTDFCSALHQEMQQYIRVSP, encoded by the coding sequence ATGAGTAAATTAGTAAAAATTATATTCTTAGTTTCTCTCGTAGCAATTATCGCAAGCTGCGGAAAGAAACAAGGACAGGCATTGCTAGCGTCTAACGCTGCACAAAAGGTATATGTAGCACCAGGTGAAAAAGATGAAGTCTATGCTTTTATGTCCGGTGGATTTAATGGACAAATAGGTGTATATGGAATTCCATCTGCGCGACTATTTAAGATTATCCCCGTATTCTCCCTTTTTCAAGAAAACAGCTATGGATCGGATGAAGAAACCAAAGATATGCTTTTAACTTCTAAAGGATATGTTACTTGGGATGATTCACATCATCCAGAACTTTCTCTGACAAATGGAAACCATGATGGTAGATGGCTATTTATCAATGGAAACAATACACCTCGTATTGCTAGAATTGATTTAACAACATTTGAAACAAAAGAAATTATTGAAATTCCAAATACTGCGGGTAATCACGCTTCACCATTCTTAACGGAAAATACAGAATATGCGATGTCAGCAACTCGTTTTTCCATTCCAATTCCACAGAAAGACATTGCAATTGAGGAAATGGGAAAAGGTAAGTTTAACGGTTCAATTTCTATGATTAAAATTGATCCTAAAGATGGAAAAATGAGTGTAGAATTACAGATGTTAGCTCCTGCATTTAGTTACGATTTAAGTAGATGTGGTAAGGGTCCTTCTCATGATTGGTGCTTCTTTACAACATACAATACTGAACAGGCATTTCAGATGATCGAGGTAGGCGCTTCTAAGAATGATAAAGACTATGTGATGGCATTTAACTGGGTGAAGGCGAAAGCGTGTAAAGATGCAGGAAAAGCAAAAGATTTTTCCGGTGTCTATTATCATAATTACCTACCAGAAAATGCACCCGCAGTTGCAGAAAAAATGTCAGGTGTAAAATTGCTAGATCCAAAAGATTGTCCTGGTGTTGCTTACTTTTTACCGACTCCCAAAAGTCCTCATGGATCTGACGTTGACCCAAGTGGTGAATACATAGCAGCCGGAGGAAAACTTGCTTCTGTGATTGCAGTCCACTCTTACTCTAAATTGGTAAAAGCAATTGAAGATAAAGCAAACTTTTCTGGTGAAGTTATGGGAATTCCTATTATGAAATACGAATCAACTTTAGCTGGAGAGGTTAAGAAACCTTGTTTAGGTCCACTTCACACAGAGTTTGATAATAATGGATTTGCTTATACATCTTGCTTCGTAAGTTCTGAAGTTGTAAAATGGGATGTAAAATCAAGAGAAGTTGTGCAACATATGCCTGCGTTTTATAGCATAGGACACCTAAGTGTTGTAGGTGGAGATAATAAGAAACCTTACGGCAAATACCTAGTTGCCTTAAATAAAATTACGAAAGATAGATACTTGCCGGTTGGAATGGAATTAGCGCAAAGCGCACAACTATGGGATATTTCAGGCAGCACTGCTGAATTACTTTCCGATTTCCCTACAGTGGGTGAACCGCATTATGCGCAGATGATTCCCGCTGCGATGTTAAAAGACAAAACTAAAAAGATTTTTCCACTCGAAGAAAACAAACATCCTTATGGAATCAAATCTGAAAAAGATGCACGCATCGAGAGAAATGGAAACCAAGTTCATATCTACATGACTTCTATTCGTTCTCACTTCAAGCCAGATAAAGTTGAAGTAAAGAAAGGTGATATGCTACATTTCCATGTTACAAATTTGGAACAAGATTACGATGTCCCACATGGATTTGCAATCAATGGCTCTACATTGCCAAACTTACTCATCATGCCAGGCCAAACAAAAACTATGAAATGGGAAGCAAAAGAAGTAGGAGTTTATCCATTCTATTGCACTGACTTCTGTTCTGCACTTCACCAAGAGATGCAGCAGTATATACGAGTTAGCCCGTAG
- a CDS encoding sigma-70 family RNA polymerase sigma factor, translating to MDKYQGMIFSQAIKYTGNQEEAEDLTQEIFLKAFEALSTFKGESQFSTWVYSIARNKILMKHRKESTNPQISADDVEEVHNKYFDKIKKWREQITPEMQILKQEMNTKIASLLSRLPSNYKNPLMLYYFENMSYKEISEKLDIKVNTLKSYIFRGKELMKDWLQKDND from the coding sequence ATGGATAAATACCAGGGGATGATTTTTTCACAGGCAATTAAATATACTGGAAATCAGGAAGAGGCAGAAGATTTAACACAAGAAATATTTCTAAAGGCTTTCGAAGCTCTTTCTACCTTCAAAGGGGAATCACAATTCTCCACATGGGTCTATTCCATTGCTCGCAACAAAATCCTAATGAAGCACCGCAAAGAAAGCACGAATCCGCAAATTTCTGCTGATGATGTTGAGGAAGTTCATAATAAATACTTTGATAAAATTAAAAAATGGCGGGAACAGATTACTCCCGAAATGCAAATCTTAAAACAAGAAATGAACACAAAGATAGCATCGTTACTTTCTCGTTTACCGTCTAACTATAAGAATCCGCTGATGCTTTATTATTTTGAAAATATGTCATACAAAGAAATTTCTGAAAAATTAGATATTAAAGTCAACACACTAAAAAGTTATATCTTTCGCGGTAAAGAGCTAATGAAGGATTGGTTACAAAAAGACAATGATTGA
- a CDS encoding ABC transporter ATP-binding protein has protein sequence MIQIKNLTKTYKKNTVIRNLNLEIQEGVITALVGPNGSGKTTLLKCILGLTFPSKESKVLLAGLEYLKQNELYEIGYMPQTPLFPQNLKVKEILEILETLEEKNPVFKERIKDELEIEKFENKYFGELSGGMKQKVNILQCFSSEKKFYIIDEPTASLDPHISFYLKNLLKERKTKGSSILFTSHIMSEVDEIADRVVVMVEGKLILHETPVEILAKSKASNMEEALRSFWMKEGKHA, from the coding sequence ATGATACAAATAAAGAACTTAACTAAGACTTACAAGAAAAATACTGTTATCCGCAACTTGAATTTAGAAATTCAAGAGGGAGTCATAACAGCACTCGTTGGTCCGAATGGATCAGGCAAGACTACATTACTAAAGTGTATTCTGGGATTGACATTTCCCAGTAAAGAATCAAAGGTTTTACTTGCTGGATTAGAATATTTAAAACAAAATGAGCTTTATGAAATTGGGTATATGCCGCAAACTCCTCTTTTCCCACAAAACTTAAAAGTGAAGGAAATTTTAGAAATTCTAGAAACACTTGAAGAGAAAAATCCTGTCTTTAAAGAAAGGATAAAAGACGAACTTGAAATTGAAAAATTTGAGAATAAATACTTCGGTGAATTATCGGGAGGAATGAAGCAAAAAGTCAATATCCTCCAGTGCTTTAGCTCTGAAAAGAAATTTTATATTATAGATGAGCCTACTGCAAGTCTTGATCCGCATATATCTTTTTATCTAAAGAATTTACTGAAAGAGCGCAAAACAAAAGGTAGCTCCATTTTATTTACTTCGCATATCATGTCAGAAGTAGATGAAATTGCTGATAGAGTAGTAGTCATGGTAGAAGGAAAATTAATTTTACATGAAACACCGGTCGAAATTCTTGCAAAGAGTAAAGCCTCGAATATGGAAGAAGCACTTCGTTCCTTTTGGATGAAGGAAGGCAAACATGCGTAA
- a CDS encoding nitrous oxide reductase accessory protein NosL has translation MVNQNYHSQVLTKKGRRYHFDSIECMFSYWNKNSDKIEKVWVKDYLHPKDWIEIENAKFLKADNLPSPMAANLSSYKSPKEAEDNRVLYGGIIMTQQEVMEYVKTNWEKELSKKR, from the coding sequence GTGGTAAATCAAAATTACCACTCTCAGGTTCTTACTAAGAAAGGAAGGCGTTATCATTTTGATTCGATTGAATGTATGTTTTCCTATTGGAATAAAAATTCTGATAAGATAGAAAAAGTATGGGTCAAAGATTATCTGCATCCAAAAGATTGGATTGAAATTGAAAATGCAAAATTTTTAAAAGCGGATAATCTTCCTTCGCCGATGGCAGCCAATTTATCCTCTTATAAATCTCCAAAAGAAGCAGAGGATAATCGTGTGTTATACGGTGGCATCATAATGACGCAACAAGAAGTAATGGAATACGTAAAAACAAATTGGGAAAAAGAATTGTCAAAGAAGCGATAA